The sequence GCTGGCCATACGGCATCCAGAATTGAAAAGGAGAAAGGTATTTTTTTGTTTCGGGAATGTAAATTAAAATTTCCGACAATGCATCTGGGACTACATTTTCTTTATCAAATTTGTCGTCAAATTTATCTGTAGAAGCTGTAAATTGATATTTTATTTTAAGGAAATCTAAAACGTCTTTATAAAAATACAGAACCATATTTCGTGACATTTTTTTTGTTTCCAGCGCTTTTTTATAGACGTATTGTTTATCAAGTTCTATATTCTCTTTTAAAAATATATCCATGATTTTTATTTTTTCGTCTGTTGAAAGGGCAGGGTCATTCAATTTATAATCTTCAACAAAGCCTTTAATCATTGATTTGGCGCTTACGCCATCGGCAAAATTGTAAAGAGAGTTGTAGTAGTTTATGTAATTGTATGCTTTTGAAGTATTTAGGAAATAATAAACCTTTGCTAGATTTGCCACATTTGTAGCATTTTTTTCAAACTTATAAGCAGGCAAATTTGATGCAGTGTAAATAGTAATTGTGCCTATGCTTTCATTTTTCATTCCGTTATAAGCTGCTGTGTAAGTTTGTGCCTGCGAAATTTTATTGATTTGGAATTTAGCATCAATCACTGGAATGTCCCTTTGAAAATATTCTACGCCACTAAATTCTGGGAAATCCTTAATTACATAATAGTATTCAATAATATCACCTTTTTCTACACCTTCAAAAACAAATTGTTTTTCACTGGTTCCTTCTTTTTCGATAATTTTCTCTTTAGGAAGTTCCTCGATTTTTCCATCAGGTTTAATAACGCGAACTTTTAAATCTCGATAATCTCGTACATAACGATTGTTTATCGCGACTTTGTTGTATTCGTTTATTCCTGTTTCAGAAAGGATTTTTATGGCCTGATGTTTTACAATAAAAGCTTTATAAGCATAACCACCAACTTTATTTTCATAAAGTCTGTAATCTTTTAAAACAACAGCAGGATACGAAGCAAATTCAGCAGGAATCTCTTTAAACTTTGGGGATTCATCCCATTTATAATTTTTTACCTCTTCTTCCTGAGAGAATGAAATTTGCGACAATAAAATAGTGATGAAGAAAATTAGCTTTTTCATTTTTTTACGAGGATAATATTTTGATTGTATTGTTTTGTGATATTTTTAATGGCAGTATTCCAAGTTTCAAAATTAGCTTTTTCAACAAGCAGGGCATTCATTGCCATTTTTTGATTTATAATAATCGTATTATTTACTTTTTTGTAAGTAATGGTTGCGGTAAAAAAATCATTGCTGAAAGTAAAGTTTTCAGGCATATAATCTACAATATACCCATCTGGAATTGTGAAATCATATTCAAAATCATATGATTTTTTGAAATCATTTTCGAGGGGCGTTTTTCTTTTTTCGATATTGATTCTTGCATTAGAATACGGAAAAAACAAAATCGGCTTGAAAAGTAATTGATTGTCGCTCTTTTTTATCCATTTGTTTAGCTCAAATTGGTATT comes from Flavobacterium sp. KACC 22761 and encodes:
- a CDS encoding DUF3857 domain-containing protein yields the protein MKKLIFFITILLSQISFSQEEEVKNYKWDESPKFKEIPAEFASYPAVVLKDYRLYENKVGGYAYKAFIVKHQAIKILSETGINEYNKVAINNRYVRDYRDLKVRVIKPDGKIEELPKEKIIEKEGTSEKQFVFEGVEKGDIIEYYYVIKDFPEFSGVEYFQRDIPVIDAKFQINKISQAQTYTAAYNGMKNESIGTITIYTASNLPAYKFEKNATNVANLAKVYYFLNTSKAYNYINYYNSLYNFADGVSAKSMIKGFVEDYKLNDPALSTDEKIKIMDIFLKENIELDKQYVYKKALETKKMSRNMVLYFYKDVLDFLKIKYQFTASTDKFDDKFDKENVVPDALSEILIYIPETKKYLSPFQFWMPYGQPNALSVNNEAVYFDQEPKQQVTYEFKKIENVLMNDNVVKATSDITIDDDMETVLVNKKSTYAGYLAAYFRYVIKYISPEKINDFVKNNTFNDIDVEVQKYTFENKEYKNNYDTEKPFTITSEMKIKESWIENAGKNNLITIGKVLGKQISLHQEINRTNPIVLSYPKKNVNFINLNIPTGYSIKNVENLAFNKEIKNNNNEVIGLFKSSAKIEGNVVKIAVEEFYNFTYLEKEKYPEYRDLVNALYDFNNASVLLTRIN